In Rhipicephalus microplus isolate Deutch F79 chromosome 9, USDA_Rmic, whole genome shotgun sequence, one genomic interval encodes:
- the LOC119163711 gene encoding uncharacterized protein LOC119163711 gives MSSSPVMFSSVSFIDGPFRKFLSATAKPCTSSPPSEDCWLCKEVNHWNSALASLWLELIEEEPGRLCLRTSRDTEPYADIYANSVDCNTALLLACLVRQHACIKRLSICHSAFDCRTVSTSEVLELGSGCAVEYIEISGDAARFWTLLLDVVGDVSTLRSLRIEDFVLDDASTSRLVKLIEANRESLRAVSFSAYDADPEIPVELVCSLRRCEALTELSLFGQPTLNAATALERVMQSTESLQKLSLQDNTRDQRILSALCNSLSASFSLTELHFECASLNFGQLLQLLKCNGTLESLILSGDKKRPMSLEKHHGMPLNALLVHNAGLRSLEVRHCTWTSFAAEEVAAGLARNGSLERFDVSQCIVNFGIVLTLCSALETNDTLKILAVPCDDNFVHEQVGLSGKLVAAKCFARVRTTWPDTYTPALTEALKVPALCPEELHLAAFGSYSSSCQRLCKVLANSTIKCLHVKFSTCTVSEAEALREALDANSSIWKLVMEEDSISEGSCVGVVEGLWDNITLTEISLSIHRLDDWILRSLGTVALNRDFLEKLWINCIDVDLSCLDDVCSLGRSLRSNGTLTGFSIFNERRRTECLFAGINHHVDHNRKKWNCAIQFVLEPRVNKRWAIAFESLLEKPCFVQRVARASGKSSKDALRMISSAKCFIARNYFLLTGVVSQGISCHTHLETQIDSLNSFCWLALGKYLRVLDVVDDSYESWC, from the exons ATGTCGTCCTCTCCGGTTATGTTTTCTTCCGTATCGTTCATTGATGGTCCGTTTCGCAAGTTTCTGTCGGCGACAGCCAAGCCGTGCACGTCCTCACCACCATCCGAAGATTGCTGGCTCTGCAAAGAAGTCAACCACTGGAACTCCGCCCTGGCCTCTCTCTGGCTCGAACTGATAGAGGAAGAGCCCGGACGCTTGTGCCTGCGCACTTCGCGCGACACTGAACCCTACGCGGACATTTACGCCAACTCCGTCGACTGCAACACGGCCCTTCTTCTGGCGTGCCTTGTGCGCCAGCACGCGTGCATCAAGAGGCTCAGCATTTGCCACAGCGCGTTCGATTGCCGGACCGTCTCTACGTCTGAAGTACTGGAGCTGGGTTCGGGTTGCGCCGTCGAGTACATCGAGATTTCAGGAGACGCGGCTCGTTTTTGGACATTACTGCTGGACGTTGTCGGGGACGTATCCACTTTAAGGAGCCTGCGCATCGAAGACTTCGTCCTCGACGACGCCTCTACGTCGCGATTGGTGAAGCTCATTGAGGCGAACAGGGAAAGCCTGCGGGCAGTCTCTTTCTCCGCGTACGATGCGGACCCCGAGATACCGGTGGAGTTGGTTTGCTCCCTCCGCCGGTGCGAAGCCCTGACCGAGCTGTCGCTATTCGGACAGCCGACTCTGAATGCCGCCACAGCACTGGAACGAGTTATGCAGTCGACTGAATCTCTCCAGAAGCTATCTCTCCAAGACAATACACGAGACCAGCGCATCTTAAGTGCGCTATGCAATAGCCTGAGTGCAAGCTTCTCTCTCACGGAGCTGCACTTCGAATGTGCCAGCCTAAACTTCGGACAGCTGCTTCAACTGCTCAAGTGCAATGGCACACTCGAGTCTCTGATTCTGAGTGGCGACAAGAAGAGACCAATGTCGTTGGAAAAGCACCATGGCATGCCGTTGAACGCACTTCTGGTGCACAATGCTGGACTTCGCAGCTTGGAGGTACGTCATTGCACCTGGACCAGTTTTGCTGCTGAAGAAGTCGCTGCTGGATTGGCACGCAACGGATCCCTGGAGCGCTTCGATGTATCTCAGTGTATCGTCAACTTTGGCATAGTGCTAACACTATGCAGCGCACTTGAAACCAATGATACCTTGAAGATCCTGGCGGTTCCCTGCGACGATAACTTCGTGCATGAGCA AGTTGGTTTGTCTGGAAAGCTGGTGGCAGCCAAATGTTTTGCCCGCGTAAGAACAACCTGGCCCGACACATATACTCCAGCCCTCACAGAAGCCTTAAAGGTGCCCGCTCTATGTCCAGAGGAGCTGCACCTCGCTGCCTTTGGCTCTTACAGCAGCTCTTGTCAACGACTGTGCAAAGTCCTCGCTAACAGCACCATCAAGTGCCTCCACGTTAAATTCTCCACGTGCACGGTCAGCGAGGCGGAAGCATTGCGCGAAGCACTAGATGCCAACTCCTCCATCTGGAAGCTTGTAATGGAGGAAGACAGCATATCCGAGGGTAGCTGTGTAGGTGTGGTTGAAGGTCTGTGGGACAACATAACACTGACTGAAATTTCACTCAGCATCCACAGGCTGGACGATTGGATTCTGCGAAGCCTTGGGACGGTGGCTCTTAACCGTGATTTCTTGGAGAAGCTGTGGATAAACTGCATCGATGTGGATTTGAGCTGCTTGGATGACGTATGCAGCCTCGGCCGCTCACTGAGGTCAAATGGCACGCTAACGGGTTTCTCAATCTTCAATGAGAGACGTCGCACCGAATGTTTATTCGCTGGAATCAACCACCATGTGGATCACAACAGGAAAAAGTGGAACTGTGCCATTCAGTTCGTGCTCGAGCCTCGCGTCAACAAGCGCTGGGCCATTGCATTCGAGTCACTGTTAGAAAAGCCTTGTTTTGTCCAGCGTGTTGCGAGAGCCTCGGGAAAGTCGTCCAAGGATGCCTTGAGAATGATCAGTTCAGCAAAGTGTTTCATTGCGAGAAACTACTTCTTGCTAACTGGAGTCGTGTCACAAGGCATCTCTTGCCACACTCACTTGGAGACTCAGATAGACAGCCTGAACAGTTTCTGCTGGCTTGCTTTGGGAAAATACCTAAGAGTGCTTGATGTGGTCGACGACAGTTACGAAAGCTGGTGCTAA